The sequence below is a genomic window from Longimicrobiales bacterium.
CCCACCACACGGCCCTGGTAACAGCACGCCGCGAGCGACTGCCGGAAGACTTCCGGTCTGGCACGATGTACACATCCGACCAGACGCACCACTCGGTCCGGAAGTCTGCCGTCCTCGCAGGATTTCCTGAAACGAGCGTCCGAGAGATCGCGACGAACGAGCGTCAAGAGATGAAGATCGACGCCCTCAAGGCGCAGATCGCGGAAGATCGGGCCGCGGGACTCACTCCCTTCCTCGTCGTGGGAAGCGCGGGCACGACCAATACCGGTGCCGTTGATCCGCTTATTGACATCGCCGATGTGGCCGAGCGTGAAGGCATGTGGCTCCACGTGGACGGCGCTTACGGGGGATTCTTCGCTATGACGGAGCGGGGTCAGGAAGCCATGAACGGCATCGAACGCGCGGATTCCGTCACGCTTGATCCGCACAAAGGGCTCTTTCTCCCATACGGCACAGGCTGTCTGCTCGTACGCGACGAGGAGTCGCTCCGGCGGGCACATGCCACGTCCGCAGACTACATGCCCGTGATGCAGCACGACGCAGATTTTGTCGACTTCTGTGACCTCTCGCCTGAGCTGTCGCGAGACTTCCGAGGCCTCCGCGCCTGGCTACCGATCAAGATGTTCGGGATCGATGCCTTTCGAGACGCACTCGACGAGAAGCTCGATCTCGCCCGCTGGGCGACCGATCAGCTCCGTACGATCCCCGATTGCGTGATCGTGTCGGAGCCTCGCCTCTCGCTCGTCGGGTTTCGACTCGAACCCGACGGACTGTCCGACACCGCGCTCGACAAACTCAATCGTGACCTCATCGAGCGCGTGAATGCGCGTCGGAACGTCTACCTGACTGGAACTATGGTCGACCGTCGGTTCGCACTCCGGATCTGCGTCCTGTCCGTCCGCACACACATGGACCGGATGGCCTTGTGTCTGGACGACATCCGAGCGGCCATCGCCGAGCTCTAGTCCGGGCGCTTTCCGTAGCGGCGCCGACGGGGACGCGAACTCGTCTCGGCATCACCAGACTTCGCCTCGCCAACCTTCTTTTTCGCGGCCTTTTTGGCAGCGTTCTCACGTGCCTTCGCCCGCGTCGCACGGATCGCCTTAATGCGTTCTCCCCGCGGCACTTCGAGCGGAGCCTCGGCGGTCGCGCCGTACTCGAAGCCCTCGAGTCGGACTCTCTTGATCTTCGATCCAACCGCCTTCTCGATGCGATGGATCTGCCCTTCGTCCTCAGGCGTTACTAGCGTGAATGCCTCACCGAGCGCATCCGCGCGAGCCGTCCGGCCTACGCGATGGATGTAGTCTTCGGGCACAGCTGGCACATCGAAGTTCACGACATGCCCAAGAGCCTCTACATCAATGCCTCGCGCGGCGATATCCGTCGCAACCAGCACTCGAAAATTTCCGGCCTTGAAGCCGGCGAGCGCCTTGGTGCGCTGCGCCTGCGAGCGGTTTCCATGGATTCGATCGGCCAGAATGCCATGGCGATTCAGGACCTTCGCCAGGCGGTCCGCGCGGTGCTTGGTACGCGTGAAGACCAGCGCCTCCTGAATCTGCCCTTTCAGAAACAACTCCGTCAGGAGCGCGCCTTTCAGTGAAGCCGGGACCGGGTACAAGGCCTGCGTAACACCCTTGGCCGGAGCGGCTTTCCGTTGGAGCGCGATCTTGATCGGCTTCCGCAGGATCTGCGCCGTGAGCTTTTCGATCGCTGGCGGCATGGTCGCGCTGAAGAAGAGCGTCTGCTTCGGCGTCGGGATGTGCTTGAGGATCCTCTTGATATCGGGCATGAAGCCCATATCCAGCATGCGATCCGCTTCGTCCAGCACCAGAAATTCGAGTCCCGACAACGCAGCGTATCGGTACTGGAAGTGGTCCAGCAGGCGACCGGGGGTCGCGATGATGAAGTCGGCACCCGTCCGGAAGGCCTTTTCCTGCGGGCCCATGCCTACACCACCATGTACCGCGGCTGCCTTTATACCCGTATGGGGCGCGAGCGCATGGGCATCGGCAAGAATCTGGAGTGCCAGTTCGCGCGTGGGTGCGAGCACGAGCGCCCGAGTGGTCCCCCGCGGCTTGTCCATGAGTTGATGCAGAATGGGCAGGAGGAATGCAGCGGTCTTCCCACTTCCCGTCGCAGCACAGGCGAGAAGATCCCGGCCAGTGAGGGCCTGGGGGATCGCCTGTTCCTGAATGGGGGTTGGGCGTACGAAGCCCAGGTCCTCGACGCCTCTAAGAAGAGTCGGGTGCAAATTAAGTGCAGCAAAAGCCACGATATGTCCGGTTGATGGCGCACAGGGGCCGGCCGGAACATCCGGCTCGATAAGCTGGCGCAGAGTTTGTGCGAGGGCACGCCTCCGGATTCGGAGGCTCTTAGGTGGGATCCCGCAGAGCAGAAGCTAGTGGAAAAGAGGTGACGGGTGTAAGAGGGGCACCGCTAGGCGTGCCCTGGGGCCACCTTCCGCGTTGGATCCGACTTCCACATGAGGTGACGGATCATGAGCCCTGATGTGATCGTCGCCGCGACCCCGCCTGAGAGGATCCCTATCCAGACGCCCTCGATCGACTGATCGAAGATGTTCACCTGAGCATAGGCCATCGGGACGCCGACGAGCAGAACGCGGAGCGTGGTAATGAAAAGCGCCGGGAAGCCATGACCCAGCCCCTGCAGTAGTCGACCCGTGGTCATCCCGATCGCCATCATCGGGTAGACGAAGATCATGAAGCCCAAGTATGTCGTTCCGATGAGGATCGCCTCGGGGTCGTCGGTGAAGATCGGCAGGATCGCACCAGAACTCAGGAACGCGCCGGCTCCGATCACGGTCGCGAGCGTGATGGCCCAGCGGTAGGTATACAGAGACGTGGAGCGCACCAGATCCACTCGACCAGCACCAGCGAACATCCCGACCACCGTGACCGCCGCCCCTGAGAGGCCGAAAATCGGCAGTACGACGATCATGTCCACCTTGGATGCGGCGCCGTAGGCCGCTACTGAGACAGATCCGAAATCGGAGAGCAGAAGATTGTAAAGGATCGTCCCCACTGACATGACGAACATGCTGGCTGCGATGGGGACAGCCAGGCCGAGCAGAGGCTTCAAGACCACGACGCGCGGTGTGAGCGCGGACACCCGCAGCTTCACGAACGCCTCTTTTCGACGCAGGAGCAGAACCGCAAACGAGGATGCCGAGATGACCACGGCAAGAACCGTTGCGTACGCCGCGCCTCTTAGCCCCAAACCAAAACCGAAAATAAACAGCGCATCGAGCCCAATATTCGAGATCGTCGAGACCATCAGTACGATCATGGGCGTCTGCGCATCCCCTTCACCCGTCAGAACCGCTCTCAGCACAGACGAAACGAAGAACAGCGGCATAAAGAGGGCGAGCACCCGGAAATACTCCCAGCCCAGTCGAGCGACATCTCCCTCAGCCCCCAGCAGCGTCAGCATACGGGGGCCCGCAAGCAGGCCTGCGACACCAACCACCAGGCCGAGCAGAAGTCCCGCACTGATCGCAGTTCCGGCAACCGCATCGGCGCTCTCGGCATCCCCTCGACCGACGGCCTGAGCCACCATCGCAGTAACCGCAGTTCCCAGGCCCATCGTCAGGGCCATCACCAGGAAGAACAGTGGAGCAACGAAGGTGGCCGCCGCGAGCGCGTCCGTACCGAGGGTGCCGATGAAGGCCGTGTCCGCAACCACGTACATGGTGTGCACGGTCATGCCTGCGATCATGGGCAGAGCCATGATCCAGAGTGCTCGCCGCGGGTTCCCCAGAAACTCGTCCAAGCGATCTGTGCGACCACCCTTTTCGGGGGTCGCCATGGTCGATTTAGACATGTGGGCACTCGCCGGTAGGCACATTGGGGCGGCCCGCTGGGCAACCATGGTCAAAAGCTAACAGAGGCGAAAAGACCGTTGAGGGTATCTCCCTCTGGTCGCTACGACCCCGGGCTAAGCACGACCTTGTTCCAACCCGGCTCCCGAGCAGCGAAATGCCGATATGCATCAACGCCCTCGGAGAGCGGCAGACGGTGCGAAATGAGCGTCTTGATCAGGTCCTCTTTCCGCGCGGCCAATGCGAGCGAAGCCGGCATATAGTCTCGGGCAGGACAGCGGCCGGCGGCATAGCTGAGGTTCCTGTCGTAGAGCTCACCGGGAGAAAGAGCGAGGTGCTGCTCCGTGTGGACGCCCAGGGCGGCGATTCGGCCTCCAGGGCGAAGGAGATCCGCAGCCGCTCGGGTCGCGGCGGCACTCCCGACCGCTTCGATCGCCGCATCGGCTCCTCGCCCCTGCGTGACGGCCTGCACGATTCCAAGTGGATCATCGGTCTGGAAGTTGACCCCAGTCGCACCAAACGTCGCCGCCGTTTCCAAGCGCGACGCGACGTTATCGACCGCAACTACCTCACGGGCGCCCCGATCGAACGCAGTGAGGATGGCAAGCAGGCCGACCGGACCACATCCCACGACGACAACCATGTCTCCATCGACCACGCCTGAGATATCCGCCCCGAATGAAGCGGTGGAGAGGATATCGCCAGAAAGAAGCGCGACGGCTTCGTCGAGGCCATCAGGCACCGGCACGAGCGTCCCATCAGCATGCGGCACCCGTACATACTCGGCCTGGGCTCCGTGGAGCCCGGACCCGCTCTCTAACCAGCCAAACAACTGACTGTGGTCGCATCGCGCCGTAAGTCCGCTGAGACAATAAAAACACGAGCCACAACTGGTCGTGAAGGGCGCAACTACGCGATCCCCGACGGAGAACGACGTCACTGAAACGCCCACCTCGACGATCTCGCCCAGCAGCTCGTGTCCCATCACGGTGCCGACATCGAGCCCCACCTCGCGACCGAAGTAGGGATGCAGATCCGAGCCACATACTCCTGCGGTGGTCACACGAACGATGACATCGGTATCGTCGACCAACTCAGGATCAGGGACGACCTCATATGAAAGTGATTCGAGATCGTGGAAAGTGATGGCGTGCACGCAGACGCCCCCTTAAGAGTTCTAGAAAGGCAACTCGTCGTCGCTGTCATCACTCGAAGGCTCGGGCCACGGCTCGTCTCCACCGGCCGGCGGGCCTGAACCCTCACCACCGGCCTTCCGCTCGACCCGCCACGCCTTCACATCCGTATACCACTTACCGTTGTACTCGCGGCTCTCGATGTCGATGTGCGCGGTAAGTGTCTCCCCATCCTTCACCCCGAACTCGTCGATCTTGTCACCCCAGACCACAAGGCAGACAGGCTTCGGGTACTGACCAGGGGTCTCGAGGACGAATTCCTGCTTTCGCCAGGTCCCGTTCTTACTCTCGCCTGACTTCTCTTCGAGGATTTGAATGACTTTTCCGGTGATTTCAAGACTCATCGGTTTTTTCTGGAGCTGAGATGGTGTGGTAGAACGCGGGCCGAATGGACCGTTTCATGGATTGCGCACCAAGGCTGTCGAATCAGTGGGGTTCGCGCTAGGTGCACTCTTCGGAAATCCCTATATTGAAGAACAGGTTCTCAAACCCTGCGGCGCTATGGATCGCGCCTCACCTACATCATCTGCCCTCAGCACGCTCAGACCCATGCCCATCGCCACCCCCGCGCAGTTCGCTCAGATGCTCGATTCGGCCCAGGCCGGCGACTACGCCTACCCGGCCATCAACTGCACCTCCATTCTCACGCTCAACGCGGCGATGAAGGGGTTTGCAGACTCGAAATCCGATGGAATTATTCAGTTTTCGACGGGGGCGGGCCAGTTCGCCTCGGGATTGAACCACAAAGACGCGGCGTACGGCTGCATCTTGCTCGCCGAGGCCGCTCATCGGCTCGCCGAGCAGTACGATGTGCTGATCGCCCTGAACACCGACCACTGCCAGCCTGAGAAGGCCGCGGGGTTTCTGAAGCCGCTCATCGAGGCCACCGCGGAGCGGCGCGCCCGGGGTGAAACGAACCTGTTTCAGAACCACATGCTTGATGCGTCGATTCTGCCGCTCGACGAGAATATCGCAATTTCAAAGGAATATCTGAGACTTTGCGCCGAGCAAGAGATCATTCTCGAAGTTGAGGCTGGTGTCGTCGGGGGCGAAGAAGATGGCTCTGCTGGCACGGAGGACATGCCCGAAGACAAGCTGTATACGACTCCGGATGACATGGTCGCGATCTTTGAGGCGCTCCACGAGCTGGGGCGCTTCACCT
It includes:
- a CDS encoding aminotransferase class V-fold PLP-dependent enzyme, coding for HHTALVTARRERLPEDFRSGTMYTSDQTHHSVRKSAVLAGFPETSVREIATNERQEMKIDALKAQIAEDRAAGLTPFLVVGSAGTTNTGAVDPLIDIADVAEREGMWLHVDGAYGGFFAMTERGQEAMNGIERADSVTLDPHKGLFLPYGTGCLLVRDEESLRRAHATSADYMPVMQHDADFVDFCDLSPELSRDFRGLRAWLPIKMFGIDAFRDALDEKLDLARWATDQLRTIPDCVIVSEPRLSLVGFRLEPDGLSDTALDKLNRDLIERVNARRNVYLTGTMVDRRFALRICVLSVRTHMDRMALCLDDIRAAIAEL
- a CDS encoding DEAD/DEAH box helicase, translating into MAFAALNLHPTLLRGVEDLGFVRPTPIQEQAIPQALTGRDLLACAATGSGKTAAFLLPILHQLMDKPRGTTRALVLAPTRELALQILADAHALAPHTGIKAAAVHGGVGMGPQEKAFRTGADFIIATPGRLLDHFQYRYAALSGLEFLVLDEADRMLDMGFMPDIKRILKHIPTPKQTLFFSATMPPAIEKLTAQILRKPIKIALQRKAAPAKGVTQALYPVPASLKGALLTELFLKGQIQEALVFTRTKHRADRLAKVLNRHGILADRIHGNRSQAQRTKALAGFKAGNFRVLVATDIAARGIDVEALGHVVNFDVPAVPEDYIHRVGRTARADALGEAFTLVTPEDEGQIHRIEKAVGSKIKRVRLEGFEYGATAEAPLEVPRGERIKAIRATRAKARENAAKKAAKKKVGEAKSGDAETSSRPRRRRYGKRPD
- a CDS encoding MATE family efflux transporter translates to MSKSTMATPEKGGRTDRLDEFLGNPRRALWIMALPMIAGMTVHTMYVVADTAFIGTLGTDALAAATFVAPLFFLVMALTMGLGTAVTAMVAQAVGRGDAESADAVAGTAISAGLLLGLVVGVAGLLAGPRMLTLLGAEGDVARLGWEYFRVLALFMPLFFVSSVLRAVLTGEGDAQTPMIVLMVSTISNIGLDALFIFGFGLGLRGAAYATVLAVVISASSFAVLLLRRKEAFVKLRVSALTPRVVVLKPLLGLAVPIAASMFVMSVGTILYNLLLSDFGSVSVAAYGAASKVDMIVVLPIFGLSGAAVTVVGMFAGAGRVDLVRSTSLYTYRWAITLATVIGAGAFLSSGAILPIFTDDPEAILIGTTYLGFMIFVYPMMAIGMTTGRLLQGLGHGFPALFITTLRVLLVGVPMAYAQVNIFDQSIEGVWIGILSGGVAATITSGLMIRHLMWKSDPTRKVAPGHA
- a CDS encoding alcohol dehydrogenase catalytic domain-containing protein; this translates as MHAITFHDLESLSYEVVPDPELVDDTDVIVRVTTAGVCGSDLHPYFGREVGLDVGTVMGHELLGEIVEVGVSVTSFSVGDRVVAPFTTSCGSCFYCLSGLTARCDHSQLFGWLESGSGLHGAQAEYVRVPHADGTLVPVPDGLDEAVALLSGDILSTASFGADISGVVDGDMVVVVGCGPVGLLAILTAFDRGAREVVAVDNVASRLETAATFGATGVNFQTDDPLGIVQAVTQGRGADAAIEAVGSAAATRAAADLLRPGGRIAALGVHTEQHLALSPGELYDRNLSYAAGRCPARDYMPASLALAARKEDLIKTLISHRLPLSEGVDAYRHFAAREPGWNKVVLSPGS
- a CDS encoding DUF3127 domain-containing protein is translated as MSLEITGKVIQILEEKSGESKNGTWRKQEFVLETPGQYPKPVCLVVWGDKIDEFGVKDGETLTAHIDIESREYNGKWYTDVKAWRVERKAGGEGSGPPAGGDEPWPEPSSDDSDDELPF
- the fbaA gene encoding class II fructose-bisphosphate aldolase; amino-acid sequence: MPIATPAQFAQMLDSAQAGDYAYPAINCTSILTLNAAMKGFADSKSDGIIQFSTGAGQFASGLNHKDAAYGCILLAEAAHRLAEQYDVLIALNTDHCQPEKAAGFLKPLIEATAERRARGETNLFQNHMLDASILPLDENIAISKEYLRLCAEQEIILEVEAGVVGGEEDGSAGTEDMPEDKLYTTPDDMVAIFEALHELGRFTFAATFGNVHGHYKPGAVKLRPHILKDGQAAVTRKHGADAQMDLVFHGGSGSLLEEIRETLAYGVIKMNVDTDAQYAFTRPIVDHMLTNYEAVLKVDGEIGNKKLYDPRSYLKKGEQSMSERVAIACDDLLSDGKSLFGQT